The following coding sequences lie in one Musa acuminata AAA Group cultivar baxijiao chromosome BXJ1-8, Cavendish_Baxijiao_AAA, whole genome shotgun sequence genomic window:
- the LOC135588162 gene encoding soluble starch synthase 2-2, chloroplastic/amyloplastic-like → MASFSSQTFRLEACSGGGNSPVRVQIKPDDGRRASVVAAVVRENAIFPSGGGCRVRFATRGRRSEILVAVEKGRGLRATGKGGDFEPEKGRADGDDAGVNVGAAPATIDKNMKVLEMEHDSIKQAVEKRNIISSLGSEAAEAVQSTDSSAKGAKTINLNLSSTSVSNSLVQSSESKMSKTQCIGKTENSLEEAEEQGDILQADGLAKDADLDSTYDSVESSLIIQESERGTEDENAQNHTEAKSDGVDTEADIEVENVDSPPLAGANAMNVIVVSAECAPWSKTGGLGDVAGTLPKALARRGHRVMVVSPRYANYPESKDIGVRKFIQLMSYYGMQDLEVNYFHAYIDRVDFVFIDSPVFRHLENNIYGGDRLEILKRMVLLCKVAVEVPWHVPCGGLCYGDGNLIFIANDWHTSLLPVYLKACYRDNGLMKYARSILVIHNISHQGRGPVEDFFHVDLPDQHMDLFKLYEPMGGDHFNIFAAGLKTADRVITVSRGYAWELTTSEGGWGLHEIINENNWKFQGIVNGIDTVDWNPELDLHLQSDGYRNYSIETLQAGKLQCKAALQKELGLPVREDVPLIGFIGRLDHQKGVDLIAGAMPWIVGQDLQLVMLGTGRADLEEMLRKFDREHHNKVRAWVGFSVKMAHRITAGADVLLMPSRFEPCGLNQLYAMKYGTVPVVHAVGGLRDTVIPFDPSRESGFGWTFDRAEANKLINALGNCLNTYRNQKENWKGLQTRGMAQDLSWDNAAKHYEEVLVSAKYQW, encoded by the exons ATGGCGTCTTTCAGCTCTCAGACCTTCCGTCTCGAGGCTTGCAGTGGCGGCGGCAACAGCCCTGTTCGCGTCCAGATTAAGCCGGACGATGGCCGCAGGGCGTCGGTTGTGGCGGCTGTTGTCAGGGAGAACGCTATTTTCCCCAGCGGAGGTGGGTGCCGGGTGAGGTTCGCGACGAGGGGCCGACGAAGTGAGATCTTGGTGGCGGTCGAGAAGGGGAGGGGCCTTCGGGCCACCGGAAAAGGCGGCGATTTTGAGCCGGAGAAGGGGAGGGCCGATGGTGATGATGCCGGTGTCAATGTCGGTGCAGCTCCGGCCACGATTGACAAGAACATGAAGGTTCTGGAGATGGAACACGACTCAATTAAGCAG GCTGTGGAAAAAAGGAACATAATCTCATCCTTGGGAAGTGAAGCTGCTGAAGCAGTTCAGAGTACTGATTCTTCTGCTAAAGGTGCTAAAACCATTAATTTGAACCTAAGTTCAACTAGTGTTTCTAACAGTTTGGTCCAGTCTTCTGAATCTAAGATGTCTAAGACTCAATGTATCGGTAAAACTGAAAATTCTTTAGAGGAAGCAGAAGAGCAAGGTGATATCCTACAAGCTGATGGACTAGCAAAAGATGCAGATCTTGATTCTACTTATGATTCAGTCGAATCATCACTTATTATACAAGAATCTGAAAGGGGTACTGAAGATGAGAATGCTCAGAACCATACGGAAGCAAAATCTGATGGTGTAGATACAGAAGCAGATATTGAGGTAGAAAATGTGGATTCCCCTCCTCTGGCTGGAGCGAATGCCATGAATGTAATAGTAGTTTCCGCGGAATGTGCTCCTTGGTCAAAGACAG GAGGGCTTGGAGATGTAGCTGGGACTCTGCCAAAAGCTTTGGCTAGGAGAGGGCACCGGGTTATG GTTGTTTCCCCAAGGTATGCCAATTATCCTGAATCCAAAGATATAGGTGTTCGTAAAT TTATCCAGTTGATGTCATATTATGGGATGCAGGATCTGGAAGTAAATTattttcatgcttatattgatcgTGTGGATTTTGTATTTATCGACAGTCCAGTTTTCCGTCATCTAGAGAACAACATTTATGGGGGAGACCGGCTG GAAATCTTGAAACGGATGGTATTGTTATGCAAGGTAGCTGTAGAG GTTCCGTGGCATGTTCCATGTGGCGGCTTATGCTATGGAGAcggaaatttaattttcattgcgAACGATTGGCACACATCACTTCTGCCTGTGTATCTGAAAGCATGCTAccgcgacaatggcttgatgaagtATGCCAGGTCCATCTTGGTGATCCACAACATATCTCACCAG GGGCGTGGTCCAGTTGAGGACTTCTTCCATGTCGACTTGCCCGATCAACACATGGACCTCTTCAAGCTGTATGAGCCGATGGGAGGTGACCACTTCAACATCTTCGCGGCCGGCCTCAAGACTGCTGACCGCGTGATCACCGTCAGCCGTGGCTACGCATGGGAGCTCACAACATCCGAAGGTGGGTGGGGACTCCATGAGATCATAAACGAGAACAACTGGAAGTTCCAAGGCATCGTCAACGGGATCGACACAGTGGACTGGAACCCTGAGCTGGATCTTCACCTGCAATCCGATGGCTACAGAAACTATTCCATTGAGACTCTGCAAGCCGGGAAACTACAGTGCAAGGCGGCGCTGCAGAAGGAGCTCGGCCTCCCTGTCCGCGAGGACGTCCCCCTCATCGGATTCATCGGCCGGCTGGATCACCAGAAGGGCGTCGACCTCATTGCGGGTGCGATGCCTTGGATCGTCGGGCAGGACTTGCAGCTGGTGATGCTGGGCACCGGGCGGGCCGACCTGGAGGAGATGCTGCGCAAGTTCGACAGGGAGCACCACAACAAGGTGAGGGCTTGGGTGGGGTTCTCGGTGAAGATGGCGCACAGGATCACCGCAGGGGCGGACGTCCTGCTCATGCCATCGCGGTTCGAGCCCTGCGGGCTGAACCAGCTGTACGCCATGAAGTACGGCACGGTCCCGGTGGTGCACGCCGTCGGCGGGCTTCGCGACACGGTGATCCCGTTCGATCCCTCCAGGGAGAGCGGGTTCGGGTGGACGTTCGACCGGGCGGAGGCCAACAAGCTGATCAATGCGCTGGGGAACTGCCTCAACACCTACAGGAACCAGAAGGAGAATTGGAAGGGCCTGCAGACGCGAGGGATGGCACAGGACCTGAGCTGGGACAACGCCGCCAAACATTACGAGGAAGTCCTCGTCTCAGCTAAGTATCAGTGGTGA